In Salarias fasciatus chromosome 13, fSalaFa1.1, whole genome shotgun sequence, the sequence AGAGGATTCAGGGGAACTATCAAGGACTATCCTGGAGCTGATCCACTCAAAGATGTGGAGGTCCTGAGGAAGGCCATGAAGGGCTTTGGTAAGTTCAATGAATGGAGATCTCTGGCTGTGTCAATGTTTCAATCACAAATGCTTTTTATTACTCTTTTGTGGACCccgttaattttttttttttcaatctgttgCTTTTACATCTATGAAGTTGTTGTGCAAAAGTCACTTGTCATTATTAATAAAAATTGAAATCAAGCCTCATTATATTGTCTACAATGTCATTGTGCTCTTGTTTGTACAGGGACTGATGAGCAAGCCATTATTGACTTACTGGGGAGTCGCTCCAACAAGCAGCGCGTGCCCATGCTCCGGGCTTACAAAACCTCCTATGGAAAGGTAACGGTCCTGCTCATTCCTGTTTCCATTTGGAgagtgtctgtttttaaaaatggttttTACAACAAACTATTTACAAATATAGAAATGGGCCAGACTCGGTGTGCATTACCGAGCAGTGTGAATCAGTGACAAGCAGACAACAGGTGTGCAGAGGGTATAGCGTGTCCTCAGAAGtggctgcagcttttttttttttttccccaagagTCTTTGCAGCAGTTAATGATGGTTTTGAATGACTCCAAACATAATTCTCCCTCCAGGATCTGGTTAAAGACCTGCATTCAGAGCTGTCTGGAGACTTCAGAAAGCTGGTCATGGCCATGCTGAAGACCCCCGCTGAGTTCGATGCCTATGAACTCAACAGTGCCATCAAGGTCAGAAAATGTCGCGCGCTTGTAAAGATCTGTGTTGTTTATAGTTTTGGGCTAACAACCATAATGCAATGCACACATATTCACAGGAGTGTCTGTAGCTGTCACAGTGTCACAAGATGAGATTGTCAAGTTGTCGCTGTTCTGTATTCCTCACAGGGAGCTGGAACTGATGAGGCCTGTCTGATAGAGATCCTGTCTTCTCGCTCCAACGCCGAAATCAAGGAGATAAATCGCATTTACAAAACAGGTGTGATGCAATAGCACTGCTAGTACTTTCATTCACTCTTCTGTTCTCCTACATGTCACAGCTACACCACTCTGGGTTGTTTTTATATACTCGGGTCAGTTGGTTCAGTGGATTTAGATGAAGGTGTAATCCTCAGTGTTTTTAACGCAgatgtggtttaaaaaaaaaaaacagtcatctCATTAGTGCTGTCTTTAGAAAAGGTTTTTCAATCAGTTGTTATTgttggctgctcttcctcttatTGATATAATCAACTCTGTCCTTGTCCCTAAATTCATCTGTAATCACTCCACCCACAGAAAATGTATCACATTTTGTTATTATATCAGTTTTGGTTTCAGGAAAATGCCCTGTGTTGTGAAAGTGCTCTGTGGTTTCAGTTCAAATGCACAATGATTATAACCCATTTTCAGCTGTCATTAGCTTCACTGTAAATATACACCGGCCTTTGAAAAGTGACTTTCACTTGATCCCTTGCCGTGGgcagcgtgtgtgtctgtgtctgtttttgttttgttttgttttcattaaagctTTTACTTGTCTTTGCTGCTTCAGAATACAAGAAGAAACTGGAGGATGCCATTAGCGGAGACACCTCAGGCCATTTCCGCAGGCTGCTGATCTCTCTTTCTCAGGTACAGCCGTGACACAAATGAATCCCTCCCCGCCTCCCCAGCGTCTCAGAGCATCTGCCCTCAGATCTAATTAGGGATATTCTGCTCTGTTTTGTAGGGCAATCGAGATGAACGAGAAACTGTGGACATCTCCCTGGCTAAACAAGACGCTCAAGTAAGACCTTTCGTTTTTGTCTGCAGCGTGGCAgttcaaatatttttaatgGCTTGAATTGCTGATTGCATTGTGGATCGATTTGTACACGttgctttttcttcttgcttGTAGGCACTTTATGCTGCCGGAGAAAACAAACTGGGAACCGATGAGTCCAAATTCAATGCTATTCTATGTGCCAGAAGCAAACCCCACCTcagagcaggtttttttttgttttaattagaaaaaaaacggCTCTACACATAATCTTTATATCAGATTGACTGATAGTCAGTCTGTCGATTACTGTTCTTTATAATACtgattgtgtgcatgtgttgcaGTGTTTCTTGAGTACCAGAAGATGTGTGGCAGAGATATTGAGAAGAGCATCATCAGGGAGATGTCAGGAGATCTCGAGAGTGGCATGGTGGCAGTGGGtaagaaaatacacacacacacacacacacacacacacacacacacacacacacgcaacccTTCCTAGTGTGTTAGTGGAAGAGCCACTCCCATGCATTGTGAGTTCTTCCACGTCTTCAATTAGTGATGAGGAATTGTGTTCGCGGTAACAAAACCTTCACGTTTTCCTTGCTGTGATACAGCTAAGATATACAGtatcttgaaaaaaataagtgttctGTATTGCGCTGCAGCATGTTTTCTTATCTGCTAAATAAATTTGTTCTTCCCTTTGTTGCCAACATTTCTCAGGGTTATGGTACAGTAacatattttcagtgttttgtttgaagTTCTCCATTGATGTTGCAGTCCCACTCCATACTTCGTCGTGGTGAAGTCGTGTGCACAGTCGTGCTGAATGTCTGTCACTGTTCTTGTTGCTGTGTTTCATTTCAGCACGtgttcatttttacatttgtcCAAAATGTAAATGATTTTTAAAGCTGTGAGAATCAATATTTGAtgctgtgatgttttatttctttagctATTCAGAAACAAGCAAACCAGGCAAGCCTGACCCTAATGAATATGAAAAGAGGACCAGTGTTATGGGTCTTTTGGGGACTTGACATTAGAACAGTTGGAGTATTTAAACATGTGGCCACATAAATGAAACCATCACAAAACAAGAGTGAAAACATACCGTCACAGATTGCAAATATTGATACAGCTTTAAACTAGCTTATTTCCATCCTTTGCtatatttctttattaattttttccttttaatttccCAGGTAAATATTGTCAGTGGTGCAAATAGGTCAATGAATACGTGCAGTGATGAAAGATATTTTCTCTATTTCagtgaagtgcattaaaaacacGCCTGGTTACTTTGCTGAGAGACTTCACAAAGCCATGAAGGTGAGGAACACCCTGTCCTTTCTGAGCAGGATTAGTTTTATACTTTAATGTGTGTAGTGCGGTATTCAATTTagatgtgtgtatttctgttcGAAGGGAGCTGGGACTAAGGACAGAACTCTGATCCGGATTATGGTCTCCCGTTCAGAGGTTGACATGCTGGATATTCGCCAAGAGTATGTCAAAAACTACGGCAAGTCGCTGTACACAGACATCTCTGTAAGTATTTCTTATTTGATAAAAGCATTgcattcatgtttgtgtgtatttttttcttcttttctgagAGACGTTTATCGGTAATGAATCGATCCTTCTGTTTAACAGGGAGACACATCTGGAGACTACAAGAAACTCCTGCTGAAGCTTTGTGGGGGCAGTGATTGAAAATCAAGCATTGACTACTACACTTCAGATGTTTCTCTGAATATCAGTTTCCCACTTTTATGCACTATACTTTAACTCCAGCTATGCATGCCGTGCCAGTGCTCCCAATGCAATGTTTACATATATAcatgttgttgcttttgtaTACCCAGTGTGAACCAAAGGTTTTATAGTTTTTCAATCGCAATACGTCTGCTGGACATTAAATTGAATCTCCATAGCCATACAGAGAATTTGTAAGAGCTCTAATTAGAAttctatatatttttaaagaatttttttttttatattttgattgTGCCAAGAGTCGAGCAATATCTGATTCAGCTGGAGTTCTCATCTTCAGCGAGGATGAAGAAAATACAGGACAATGAACATAAAGCAGCTAAGTCAAAGATAAGGCTTGCAATTTTATAATCCCCTCTGTCTTgcctatgttttttttttgtttatgatAGCTGTTCTGTTTGTAGAAGATGCTTTAAGTTGTTTAGCATAtacctgtttttctttgtagaaCGTATAACtctgtcacatttcatttgtaCTCTCATCTTCAAGAATctcataaaataaatatcaagaGTGCACAGTGGAAACAGTTGTGGCTGATCATACCTGAAATACTGACACATACAGCCTTGTTTTAGTTGCTTTTTAGTTGAAAATCAAGAACTTGGAACAAACATGAACTCAACTTAAGATGACTTGAGCTGTTCTGACATTATTTGTGCCGAGCAGTGTCCCGGTttaccagcagagggcagtaaaGTGGTTTTCCATACTCGCCAACCACAccagaaaatatgaaattcaaCAAGGCAGAGCTCATATGGATCAACACATAATGACAATAAATCAATACCCATGGTCACAGATTATATTTATGCCAGTCACAAAACAAGTGTCTTGATTCTTCTGCACTTAATGTGTAACGATCAACGGCGTAAACCAGTGGATGACCCATAAATACATTACACTTTGCTCAATCAATACAGACAAATAATTTCTTTCCTGGAGGGGTGAAAGACCAGTTTGTGTGGCTACTCAGGGGGCACTGGATGCCTTATTAGGTCCCGCTGGCTTCACTTAAAACTGCTGTCGAACACACCTGACTGTAAAATGTGGCTCTGTGCTTGACTGGCtacagtagtgtgtgtgtgtgtgagtgtgttaacTGCACTAGGATCAATAACTCTTTGAAGTGAGAAGGGGGGAAGCCTGTAGAATTAATGGCATCATAAAGCTGCCTTGGTCACATTAAACAAGTCTACCATGTCTGCAAGGCTGTCAGACtggtgagggtggaggggtggaggcgggggggccCTTGGGTTACAGCCATGCTGGAAGAATCATTTTTGATCACATCACGTTAACGCACACTCCAAATGGTGGGGAAGGTCTGTGGGCTTTACATGGATGTTTAGATTACAATAGCGGGGATTTTAATGAAGATCGGATGTGATTACAACACTTTTGAGATGATCGTTTAAATATCATTAGCTGAATTTTAGAAGGTAATTTCAAAGTGTTTCAGCCTGTCTGTTCTGATATCAGTATGATCATAAACCTCTCATCTGTTGCATCCGACCAGCTGAAAGCTGTGTAATTCACCGGTAATTAAAAACTGCTTCACCCAATTAAATGTCTGTCAGAACTGAGGTTATTTTGGGGTAATATTCTAACAGATTAATGAAACTGAGCTGTTTCAAGGAGAGGATTGGTTTAAATTCAAATTCTCAGCATGATGCATGTCACCAACTCATAGCGGCACCATCATTATGTATGGAAGAAAGAGGGGGAAATGATAAACTATTATTATAGAGTGACCAAGAACACCAGGACAGAGTGGGAAAGTTTGGTCATGCAGCCTCAGCTTTGAGAGATTTAGGCAAACGTCTATTCTGATTGGCTATACGTAAAATCCATAAGATTTTCTTCCTGAGAGAACTCCGTGAGTATAAATGACAAATGCTTGTTGACAGTCTCTTCAATAAAAGATGAAGTTGTTATATTCCTCAAATTCAGCTGTTTAGTAGGCAACTTTGTCCAAAATTACTTTAGAAAGTCATTCCACAGCCTGGAACAGCCATCCCTGTTGTCTGAATAATAAACTCATTCATAGCCCCAAGATAAAACACATCAGGCTGTCTTCTCTATTTATATGCGTGTCCTCAGAAGCAGGGTACAGACACAATCGTCCAATCTGTGACAGCATGGGGACCTGCTTCCCTTTGATATGAATGAATGGTAATTAATTTTTCATCTGAAGGGATAGCACATGTTTGCAGGAGCTATAGAGCCAGCATGGCACAcgaaagagaaaagagggggcagagggagagagagggagttgTAGATGTCACAATGAGATTCAGTGCATGCATGAATAAGGTCACGGTTTGAGAGGTATGCCTGCAGACGCTGCCTCTGTGCCAACAGTCTTTATTCAGCTGTAGTCTGGAAGCAGAGtgcatccatcatcatcattatgCATTTCACAAATCCTACTCAAATGCACATTTCATTTGTTACCTTCCTATATTGCTTATACATTCAGAAATGACATACGGCCCTCCCCTGTCTTATTCAAGAGTGAGGGCTCACTCTGAAATTGGTTGCAGTGCAGCTCAGAGCACGGTGCATAAGCCTTTGGCTTCAGCACCAGTATTATGCAAGGACGGAATAAAatccttttatttttatcactGTATTACCATTTTCCCCGAATAAAATACTCAATGTAGTCAGCGAGAATAACCATTAGGGCTCCACTGATTTAATGAGTCACTGTATGCAATGTCGATTCTCTGAGACATAAAATacatctaaaacatgttttctttgaatgcaCTGGAGGTATATGCTGAAAGGATAACgttgttatttttaaacagaaatggtAATAACTATATGCTCTTTGTTTCAGACAACGGCAGCattatttctcaaataaataGATTTTACAGTGAGCAAGCCAAAacaatgattttattttgacataAAAGAACTGACGTTGTAGCATTACTTGTATGTGACGAGTACTATTCTATATTATGTTatgttatattatattatattatattatattatattatattatattatattatattgtgCACATCGAGCTGTATATACAACAATGCAGCAGGACAAATGCATAGACTGAAAAtcttacatttattttatttattttttttacccctATTTCCATGGCTTTTCTCTCCATTCTCATTTTTTCCACCTGGGATTTTCGACGTACTACAGGCTGATGTGTACGCCCATTGAAGAAAGGGGTGTGCTTTTCTCTGAGCCCCGCCCCTTTTGCCCTTATATGGTCATTGTACGGCCCGTTGATTGACAGcgggcagcagctgctgagttgCTCAGACATGGCGGAGGATACAGTGTAAGTGAGGATCAGCGGCGGAGTTACGTGAGTTTTCCCAGCAGTTGAGTCGGAAAAGCGTGCATGAAATGATACACGAGGAGAGGAAAATGTGTTGTGCTAAGGCGTACTCCCGACGGGAACCGTGAGACGGCCATATCTGCTACACGTTAGTAAGATGGGAAAATGTATCGCTGTTTAGTGCAGTCAACAGCCTTGGGCAACAAATATGGCTTCTTGTGCCTTTTCCAATATGCTATAAAAATTGATCTGCCGTGCAACCTAATGCCGTGGTGGCTCCGGCGAACTTCTGCAAGCCTCGATAAGTTGAGTTCCATAATCGCTCGGTACTTTTGATCGGGGAGGATATTACATCCACTTGGCCGCCTCGGTTAGCTGGGGAGCTACGGAATCACATCGGGCAGCAATGGAGCCAAAGCACAAAGAGTTGCTCGACCAGTGCCACCAGAACTTATTGGAGTCCATCACGGATGCGGACCGGGTGATCGAGCTGCTCATCGTCTCCGGGACACTGAGCCAGCTCGACAGGTTCGAGCTGGACCAGAACTGCTCGTCCAGCGCCGAGAAAGTCGACCACCTTCTGAAGATGCTGATGAACAAGGAGAGCGACCATTTCCTCGACCTGTGTGTGGCCCTGGAGAAGGCTTACCCTGACCTGTACGCTGCCCTGTTCAGGAACAACGGCGGAGGACCCGTGGACCACTCCACCGGTAAGAGCCCAGCCCCCCCTCCGGTTCCCCCGGACCAGCTTTGTGTTGCATCTAGAAAGCCAGAGCAGCCACCACGGTGTGGATAGATAGACCCTACTGGGAGCGCAATCTGGGTGGTCTGGCGCAATAGACGCGTGTGGATGTCTACACAGCAGTGAGGCCCGCAGCTTGTTTTACAATCAGCCCCAAAAAATGTGTAGGGAATAATCTCAACAGTGCATGTGGAGGTTACAATGACTTGCAGCAGTCTGTATCTAAACATGCTTAGCTATTTGCAACTAAATTCCAGTCAGTGTAACCCTATACTCCTTACCTCATCTCCTCGCCTTAAATGTGCATCATTTGATATATTGGCTTTTGTTTTCTGAACTAGGCATCCACCATTCCTTGCAGACCAAATGCAAAACTTGAGATCACACCACACAAGGACTGTTTGGTCCTCCCTCAGCAGCATGCTCCTACCCTCTGATTATTCAATACACAGAtcacacagatgtgtgtgttgtattgaTTGGAGGATGGGAGCATGCACAGATCACAGCAGTCAATTTATGCAGGAGGAGCATTCTTTAAATGatgttttgaatatttcagaGAAGGACTACTAATATCTTTCACCATCGGCTCTCATGTACTATGAGCAGTACGATGTAGTCATGGTACATTAGGTAGCCTGAgttgtttccatgacgacgggtGTACCAGCTGACATGCTGGTCCATATCGACCTACACATGGGTGTGTGTGCCGTGCACACGGCCTGTCCATGCATGGTGGAACAGTCCACTTCACCTTTGATTGAGAAGACCAAGCTTATATCTGGAAGATTTAAGCAGATTATCTCAAATGCTGCAttgaataatacattttaaattatACTTAATTCAAAGCAGTCATTTGCATTTGTGCTGTCGTCCTCACTGCGACAGCCTCCCACTCCAGTGGTTTTGGTTGGTGTTCCACACAGACGAAGGGCAACAGAGTGTAAAAGCCTTGTCTAGTTTTGCCTGTTCTGCTTTGTCTGAATGACTGAAACCAGCAGCTTACTCACAACCAGCGTCATGCCCCGAGGGCCTGAATGCAGGATAAGCCCGGAGATCTGAAAGTGGGGAGGAGATGCAGAGCAATGATTATTTTCTTTAAGCGTCTTTGACATTTAACACCTCCATGCAAATCTGTTTGACGGAGTTGTGGCTTTATGTCTGGGGCCCTTGTTTACAGCTGCCAAGTTATAGCATGCCTCAGTGTGTTACTGGCAAGGAAACCTCAGCAGGTAATACTGAGCTGGTGTCTTGTTGCTTTGCTGGCTGGATCTCCGACACTTCTTTAAGCTTTATTACTTCCTTGTATtgactgttgctgctgcagagttACACTCACCCTGAAATGTTTTGACGCACGTTCACAGTTGCTGATAGGTTAGTTACTGCGAAAACCTGCCCTTTCTGTTTGTCCTTTGACTTTGGCTGCACTTGGCCCCAtgtttttggtcttttcttCACATACTTTTCCAGACGTTAGCACTGGACCGCCAAGCTGACGTGCCCTGTGTTAGGAAAAGCGTGAGCTTGAGTTGTGAGCCTGGCTTGTTGGCCTGTGGTTATTAAACAGTGGATTAGaccttctctcctttctctctggtGTAAACTCTCCCTGCGAGACAGGCTTTATCATGCCCCTGCAGTCCTCTGTATTAGTTGCCACGCTTTTGgctcttttctgtttctgctcaagtgttttctttttttttcttctctctctcatgtGCTGCTTTATGCTCTGTAATATTGTGATTTGGATGATGTGATTACGA encodes:
- the anxa11a gene encoding annexin A11a isoform X2, which produces MSYPGYPPQSGGYPPQAGAYPPQPGAYPPQPGAYPPAAGGYPPQPSGYPPQPGGYPPQAGGYPPQQPGGYPPQPGAFPPQAGGYPQPLPTGSWGGGPTGGYPSIGLDNLSNPGYNAGMPGGPMPPQQGPAMGYPGQPGQPMAGYPRAPSPNPSMPGYGGAPAPMPGYPKVPSPNPSMPAYGGGAMPIAPQINRGFRGTIKDYPGADPLKDVEVLRKAMKGFGTDEQAIIDLLGSRSNKQRVPMLRAYKTSYGKDLVKDLHSELSGDFRKLVMAMLKTPAEFDAYELNSAIKGAGTDEACLIEILSSRSNAEIKEINRIYKTEYKKKLEDAISGDTSGHFRRLLISLSQGNRDERETVDISLAKQDAQALYAAGENKLGTDESKFNAILCARSKPHLRAVFLEYQKMCGRDIEKSIIREMSGDLESGMVAVVKCIKNTPGYFAERLHKAMKGAGTKDRTLIRIMVSRSEVDMLDIRQEYVKNYGKSLYTDISGDTSGDYKKLLLKLCGGSD
- the anxa11a gene encoding annexin A11a isoform X1 — protein: MSYPGYPPQSGGYPPQAGAYPPQPGAYPPQPGAYPPAAGGYPPQPSGYPPQPGGYPPQAGGYPPQQPGGYPPQPGAFPPQAGGYPQPLPTGSWGGGPTGGYPSIGLDNLSNPGYNAGMANQSPAGVGGFPQHPSMIAPGGYPPAPQPGGYGTPFPNQQPYGVYPQPGGPMPPQQGPAMGYPGQPGQPMAGYPRAPSPNPSMPGYGGAPAPMPGYPKVPSPNPSMPAYGGGAMPIAPQINRGFRGTIKDYPGADPLKDVEVLRKAMKGFGTDEQAIIDLLGSRSNKQRVPMLRAYKTSYGKDLVKDLHSELSGDFRKLVMAMLKTPAEFDAYELNSAIKGAGTDEACLIEILSSRSNAEIKEINRIYKTEYKKKLEDAISGDTSGHFRRLLISLSQGNRDERETVDISLAKQDAQALYAAGENKLGTDESKFNAILCARSKPHLRAVFLEYQKMCGRDIEKSIIREMSGDLESGMVAVVKCIKNTPGYFAERLHKAMKGAGTKDRTLIRIMVSRSEVDMLDIRQEYVKNYGKSLYTDISGDTSGDYKKLLLKLCGGSD